One region of Streptomyces sp. CG4 genomic DNA includes:
- a CDS encoding response regulator transcription factor, translating to MPLSVTEHPTGPAGRPHRVSVAVYAQDLVLRIGVVHQLRQRPEVELLDDADAERARTSLVIVDSVDDEVIALLQRLQRNATTRTGLVVGSFESAALQRVIECGVAAVLRRAEADQDRLLHLVLALANGEGVLPGDLLGKLLSHVGSLQRSALDPHGLALSTLTAREADMLRLVAEGFDTAEIAQKTSYSERTVKNVLHEITTRLQLRNRAHAVGYALRNGLI from the coding sequence GACAGAGCATCCGACCGGCCCGGCCGGTCGCCCGCACCGGGTCTCCGTCGCCGTCTACGCCCAGGACCTCGTGCTGCGCATCGGCGTCGTCCACCAGCTCCGCCAGCGCCCCGAGGTGGAGCTGCTCGACGACGCCGATGCGGAACGGGCCCGCACGTCCCTCGTGATCGTCGACTCCGTGGACGACGAAGTCATAGCCCTGCTGCAGCGGTTACAGCGCAACGCGACCACCCGCACCGGGCTCGTGGTCGGCAGCTTCGAGTCCGCCGCGCTGCAGCGGGTCATAGAGTGCGGTGTCGCGGCGGTGCTGCGGCGCGCCGAGGCGGACCAGGACCGGCTCCTGCACCTCGTACTCGCGCTGGCCAACGGCGAAGGCGTGCTCCCCGGCGACCTGCTCGGCAAGCTGCTCAGCCATGTCGGCAGCCTGCAGCGCTCGGCGCTCGACCCGCACGGGCTGGCCCTGTCCACGCTCACCGCGCGCGAGGCGGACATGCTGCGCCTGGTGGCGGAGGGGTTCGACACCGCGGAGATCGCGCAGAAGACGTCGTACTCCGAACGGACCGTCAAGAACGTGCTGCATGAGATCACCACCCGGCTCCAACTGCGCAACCGGGCCCACGCCGTCGGGTACGCGCTGCGCAACGGACTGATCTGA